From the Cryptomeria japonica chromosome 2, Sugi_1.0, whole genome shotgun sequence genome, one window contains:
- the LOC131053552 gene encoding uncharacterized protein LOC131053552 — protein sequence MEICSKRILFASILLFLCISICYAEDGPAQEDPPEIVGKAMSCFDHVYECPPAHRLTPSGTLNVPYEQTDEYCNSGCYDGTQLVLTCIDQILTNFEFYNKATVEDIRKTIVQACSNTDKRGDFNVMERVTASGSTGKTEAKNIGGVIMMFLFLAGLLLPV from the exons ATGGAGATCTGTAGCAAGCGTATACTATTTGCAAGCATTCTATTATTTCTCTGCATATCAATCTGCTATGCAG AGGATGGTCCAGCACAAGAAGATCCACCAGAGATAGTTGGGAAGGCGATGTCCTGTTTCGATCAT GTCTATGAATGTCCGCCTGCACATCGTTTGACGCCAAGTGGTACACTCAACGTTCCTTATGAACAAACAGATGAGTACTGCAATAGTGGTTGTTATGACGGGACACAGTTGGTTCTCACTTGTATCGATCAAATACTTACAAACTTCGAATTTTACAACAAGGCTACTGTTGAAGATATCAGAAAAACAATTGTGCAAGCCTGCAGTAATACTGATAAACGCG GAGATTTTAACGTAATGGAGCGGGTCACTGCGAGTGGGAGTACGGGCAAAACTGAGGCTAAGAATATTGGTGGCGTAATCATGATGTTTCTATTCTTGGCAGGACTGCTATTACCTGTATGA